A genomic window from Herbiconiux aconitum includes:
- a CDS encoding SMP-30/gluconolactonase/LRE family protein: MTRVVDVISGDRFAQGESPRWDARHDELVWVDMATGTLHRGTMDSAGLTVIASIGIGGRIGCAAPISDDPDGLIVAADRGFLRVGRNGELAPTQVDVAPEGAFMNDGGCDPAGRFWAGTQSVPRAPHCSLYSLEPDGTVIERLRGVTVSNGLSFSADGRTLYYIDTLPDRAIDAFDVDARGRLGNRRRLAVVEGGNPDGLAIDEEGALWVAVWDAGQVRRYASDGRLLESIDLPAVRPTAVAFVGSTLMVTTASVGLPAPSPEDGAILAVALDVGGAPASPYGRPGV; the protein is encoded by the coding sequence ATGACCCGCGTCGTCGATGTGATTTCGGGCGACCGCTTCGCCCAGGGCGAATCCCCGCGGTGGGACGCCCGTCACGACGAGCTCGTCTGGGTCGACATGGCCACCGGTACCCTGCACCGTGGAACGATGGATTCGGCCGGACTGACCGTGATTGCATCGATCGGAATCGGTGGCCGGATCGGGTGCGCGGCGCCGATCTCCGACGATCCGGACGGCCTGATCGTGGCTGCCGACCGCGGTTTCCTGCGGGTCGGCCGGAACGGAGAGCTCGCGCCGACGCAGGTGGACGTGGCGCCTGAGGGTGCCTTCATGAACGACGGCGGATGCGACCCGGCCGGCCGGTTCTGGGCCGGCACCCAGTCGGTGCCGCGGGCGCCGCACTGCAGCCTCTACAGCCTCGAACCCGACGGCACGGTGATCGAGCGCCTCCGCGGGGTGACGGTGTCGAACGGCCTGAGCTTCTCGGCCGACGGTCGCACCCTCTATTACATCGACACGCTGCCCGACCGCGCGATCGACGCCTTCGACGTGGATGCCCGGGGCCGGCTCGGTAATCGACGGCGGCTTGCGGTGGTCGAGGGCGGCAATCCCGACGGTCTGGCCATCGATGAGGAGGGGGCGCTCTGGGTCGCGGTGTGGGATGCCGGTCAAGTGCGACGGTACGCGTCCGACGGACGACTGCTCGAGTCGATCGACCTGCCAGCGGTTCGGCCCACCGCCGTCGCGTTCGTCGGCAGCACTTTGATGGTCACGACTGCTTCAGTAGGCCTGCCGGCGCCCTCGCCCGAGGACGGCGCGATCCTCGCTGTCGCCCTCGATGTCGGCGGAGCGCCCGCGTCGCCCTACGGCCGGCCGGGCGTATGA
- a CDS encoding DUF4432 family protein gives MAQHSDAQAITIDNPSGLSLTVLPQRGLDIGEASFDGGILSWAPAGGVPKVPAAEGPEQWRSTFGGLVATCGLNNVGWPSEGYGMHGSFTLTAAHDVSVARDAGAVSVTGVVTDGDLVCHRSVVVTDRSLAITDVVTNTAAADRQAPILYHVNFGAPFLGAELVVDGAVATSIPRDPLPGAPVDWRRPARNAVLDDFVIEHLWEADAPRVMTLTDAATRRRVSVGWSGLHRLHQWIDLTPRYFVTAIEPSNSSVQGREFDRAAGRAPILRAGESRTTGVTISCENLPI, from the coding sequence ATGGCACAGCACTCTGACGCGCAGGCGATCACGATCGACAACCCGTCGGGGCTCTCCCTCACCGTGTTGCCGCAGCGCGGTCTCGACATCGGAGAGGCGTCGTTCGACGGCGGCATCCTGAGTTGGGCGCCGGCCGGCGGTGTGCCGAAGGTGCCGGCCGCAGAAGGGCCCGAGCAGTGGCGGTCGACTTTCGGCGGCCTGGTCGCCACCTGCGGTCTCAACAATGTGGGTTGGCCGTCTGAGGGCTACGGGATGCACGGCTCCTTCACTCTTACTGCCGCCCACGACGTCTCCGTGGCTCGCGACGCCGGCGCGGTCAGCGTCACAGGCGTCGTCACCGACGGCGACCTGGTCTGTCATCGCTCGGTCGTCGTCACCGATCGATCGCTCGCCATCACAGACGTCGTCACGAACACGGCCGCGGCCGACCGGCAGGCGCCGATCCTTTACCACGTGAACTTCGGCGCCCCGTTCCTCGGTGCGGAACTCGTGGTCGACGGTGCGGTCGCGACGAGCATCCCGCGCGATCCACTGCCCGGGGCCCCGGTCGACTGGCGCCGGCCGGCCCGGAACGCGGTGTTGGACGACTTCGTGATCGAGCATCTCTGGGAGGCCGACGCTCCTCGCGTCATGACGCTCACCGACGCGGCCACCCGACGTCGGGTTTCGGTCGGATGGTCCGGTCTGCACAGACTGCACCAGTGGATCGACCTCACACCTCGCTATTTCGTGACCGCCATCGAACCGTCGAACAGCTCGGTGCAGGGCCGGGAGTTCGACCGCGCAGCGGGCCGCGCTCCGATCCTCCGCGCGGGTGAATCGCGCACCACCGGCGTGACGATCTCCTGCGAGAACCTGCCCATCTGA
- a CDS encoding dihydrodipicolinate synthase family protein yields MVTTLRGLMPILATPFDESGALDTVGLRRLVEFELDAGVDGLAVFGMASEGFALTAIDRRSILAAVVEVTAGRVPVIAGVNGTSTATAIEQASEAEAGGADALMVLPPFMVKPPAGTLVDFYGEVAAATGLTTMVQDAPGVTGVAIPPSLIAELARIDRIGSVKIEAPPTTPKVGAVVEAVDDPSFVVLGGQNAQFCLEEYARGAVGTMPACEFSDVLRPVLDQWEQGDHEEAREAFRRLLPLILIGLQPGIAWAVHKEVLVARGIIENARVRYPATTLDPGSRKAVHVVLDELGLPAYRSGVRA; encoded by the coding sequence ATGGTCACGACCTTGCGCGGCTTGATGCCCATTCTGGCGACGCCGTTCGACGAGTCCGGCGCGCTCGACACGGTCGGGCTGCGGAGGTTGGTCGAGTTCGAGCTGGACGCCGGGGTCGACGGGCTGGCCGTGTTCGGCATGGCGAGCGAGGGCTTCGCCCTCACCGCGATCGACCGACGATCGATCCTGGCCGCGGTCGTGGAGGTCACGGCCGGGCGGGTTCCCGTGATCGCCGGAGTCAACGGAACCTCGACGGCCACGGCGATCGAGCAGGCGTCCGAAGCGGAAGCGGGCGGTGCCGACGCCCTCATGGTGCTCCCCCCGTTCATGGTGAAGCCGCCCGCGGGAACCCTGGTCGACTTCTACGGCGAGGTCGCAGCGGCGACCGGGCTGACCACGATGGTGCAGGACGCACCGGGCGTCACCGGGGTCGCGATACCGCCGTCGCTGATCGCGGAACTCGCCCGAATCGACCGCATCGGATCGGTGAAGATCGAGGCGCCGCCCACCACTCCCAAGGTGGGCGCAGTGGTCGAAGCGGTCGATGACCCCTCCTTCGTGGTGCTCGGAGGCCAGAACGCCCAGTTCTGCCTTGAGGAATACGCTCGCGGAGCCGTGGGCACGATGCCCGCCTGCGAGTTCTCGGATGTGCTGAGACCCGTTCTCGACCAATGGGAGCAGGGCGACCACGAGGAGGCGCGGGAGGCGTTCCGGCGCCTCCTTCCGCTCATTCTGATCGGCCTGCAACCCGGCATCGCCTGGGCCGTGCACAAGGAGGTCCTCGTCGCCCGGGGCATCATCGAGAACGCCCGGGTGCGGTACCCCGCCACCACCCTCGACCCCGGCAGCCGGAAGGCCGTGCACGTGGTGCTCGATGAGCTCGGTCTTCCCGCCTACCGTTCGGGGGTTCGGGCGTGA
- a CDS encoding carbohydrate ABC transporter permease: MTRRSEIGEAIVYPRLSIPGKVVLTVLALFGLLPIYWLASTAFMKRDAVFAIDRPLFPIDPTLENFIGFFQNDALIRNLVNSVIVSTGTALLSVIVAGFMAYSLSKFRYRGRNAIMVMFLIGQLIPGALLLISLYLMLNSAGLLYTYTGLILSFTTFTLPLTVFLLKGIMDGLPDDILEAAKVDGLRSGAILFRIVFPLVVPGLITAAMFAFMRGWSDLLFALTLAGPDKQTLPAGLTQAFIHEGTADWPALMAASLITSLPLAIIFIILQRYFVSGLAAGAVKG; encoded by the coding sequence ATGACCCGGCGCAGCGAGATCGGGGAGGCGATCGTCTACCCTCGACTGTCCATCCCGGGCAAGGTCGTCCTGACTGTGCTCGCGCTGTTCGGGTTGCTGCCGATCTACTGGCTGGCGTCGACCGCCTTCATGAAGCGCGATGCGGTATTCGCCATCGACCGCCCGCTGTTCCCGATCGATCCGACGCTGGAGAACTTCATCGGGTTCTTCCAGAACGACGCCCTGATCCGCAATCTCGTGAACAGCGTGATCGTGTCGACCGGAACGGCGCTGCTGTCGGTGATCGTCGCGGGCTTCATGGCCTACTCGCTGTCGAAGTTCCGGTACCGGGGCCGCAACGCGATCATGGTCATGTTCCTGATCGGGCAGCTGATCCCGGGAGCGCTCCTGCTGATCTCGCTCTACCTCATGCTCAACTCGGCAGGGCTGCTCTACACCTACACCGGCCTCATCCTCTCGTTCACCACGTTCACCCTGCCGCTGACCGTCTTCCTGCTCAAGGGCATCATGGACGGCCTGCCCGACGACATCCTCGAGGCGGCGAAGGTCGACGGGCTGCGGAGCGGCGCCATCCTGTTCCGGATCGTCTTCCCGCTCGTCGTGCCCGGCCTCATCACGGCCGCCATGTTCGCCTTCATGCGCGGGTGGAGCGATCTGCTGTTCGCGCTGACGCTCGCCGGGCCGGACAAGCAGACCCTGCCTGCCGGCCTCACCCAGGCCTTCATCCACGAGGGAACAGCCGACTGGCCCGCACTGATGGCGGCATCACTCATCACCTCGCTGCCCCTTGCGATCATCTTCATCATCCTGCAGCGCTACTTCGTCTCCGGCCTCGCCGCCGGAGCCGTCAAGGGCTGA
- a CDS encoding carbohydrate ABC transporter permease, translating into MEQTLLGRETERTQAERTQAERARRRRTPTPRTPTKRTKLGARDRTFGFMIALPAVLLFIVISIYPLVSSIGTSLFDQSLLRPERNFVGMANYSAVWEEFVARLGTTLIFSSLATIFPVVLGVWLAMLLNARIRGRNVLRGFLMLPWLLPGVVVSFLWAWIFNDSYGILNHLLSLVGLPGLNLLGNPAGAMAGVVIAKTWNSFPWIMVVALAALQTLPSEQLEAAAIDGATRRQRFLHISLPHLIGPVALVSVLEFIYNFGNFDTIFVMTGGGPGTSTTTLALSLYQMAFGSYELGKASAMGVLWLVLLGVIAGGYLLLNRRLEKR; encoded by the coding sequence ATGGAGCAAACCCTCCTCGGTCGCGAGACCGAGCGCACGCAGGCCGAGCGCACCCAGGCCGAACGCGCCCGGCGCCGGCGCACTCCGACCCCGCGCACCCCGACGAAGCGCACCAAACTCGGCGCCCGCGACCGCACCTTCGGGTTCATGATCGCACTGCCGGCGGTGCTGCTGTTCATCGTGATCTCCATCTACCCCTTGGTCTCGAGCATCGGAACGAGCCTGTTCGACCAGTCGCTCCTGCGCCCCGAACGGAACTTCGTCGGGATGGCCAACTACTCGGCGGTCTGGGAGGAGTTCGTCGCTCGTCTCGGCACGACCCTCATCTTCTCCAGTCTTGCGACGATCTTTCCGGTCGTTCTCGGCGTGTGGCTCGCGATGCTGCTGAATGCGCGCATCCGCGGCCGCAACGTCTTGCGCGGCTTCCTGATGCTGCCATGGCTGCTGCCCGGAGTCGTGGTCTCGTTCCTCTGGGCGTGGATCTTCAACGACAGCTACGGCATCCTGAACCACCTGTTGAGCCTCGTGGGGCTGCCGGGGCTGAACCTCCTCGGCAACCCGGCCGGGGCGATGGCCGGTGTCGTGATCGCGAAGACCTGGAACTCGTTCCCGTGGATCATGGTGGTGGCCCTCGCTGCTCTGCAGACCCTGCCGAGCGAGCAACTCGAAGCGGCCGCGATCGACGGGGCGACCAGGCGGCAGCGGTTCCTGCACATCTCGCTGCCGCACTTGATCGGCCCGGTGGCCCTCGTCTCGGTGCTGGAGTTCATCTACAACTTCGGCAACTTCGACACGATCTTCGTAATGACAGGGGGAGGCCCGGGCACGTCCACGACGACGCTGGCGCTGAGCCTCTACCAGATGGCGTTCGGCAGTTATGAACTCGGCAAGGCCTCGGCCATGGGCGTGCTCTGGCTGGTGCTGCTCGGAGTGATCGCGGGCGGATACCTGCTGCTCAACCGACGATTGGAGAAGCGATGA
- a CDS encoding DUF4862 family protein: MTATCDTIGAPNPLPRQVIVGAYAAAGPDLDAADERTLLDGLLRRPDVAGLEIPYLDRFNRNGDDWLLARLGDHKELVTTLVGDTVGRLSSRPRFGLASLDADGRRSAVDVARSVRDASVRLADLAGRSVVHFVELQTAPRSGAGSSADALGRSLDELLGWDWAGARLVVEHCDAARPGRTAAKGFLELEAEIEVVRRFAQHEAPVGLVINWGRSAIEGGSALTPVEHVRAVREAGLLAGVVLSGCSGRTDARGGAWADVHLPPADPNDPDDPSLLDDAALEATLSAADACAEPPFIGLKISCPPAASTTTRLGIVDAALDRVGQAWDAVLTRSSRAGSAPSA, encoded by the coding sequence ATGACCGCGACGTGCGACACGATCGGCGCACCGAACCCTTTACCTCGCCAAGTGATCGTCGGCGCCTACGCGGCCGCGGGGCCCGACCTCGATGCCGCTGACGAGCGCACGCTGCTCGATGGCCTGCTGCGGCGACCCGATGTGGCCGGCCTCGAAATTCCCTACCTCGACCGGTTCAACCGGAACGGCGACGACTGGCTGCTGGCACGCCTGGGCGACCACAAGGAGCTCGTCACGACCCTGGTCGGCGACACCGTCGGCCGCCTCTCCTCGCGGCCGCGGTTCGGGCTCGCCTCGCTCGACGCCGACGGGCGACGCTCCGCGGTCGACGTGGCGCGATCGGTGCGCGACGCCTCGGTGCGTCTCGCCGACCTCGCCGGCCGATCCGTCGTGCACTTCGTGGAGCTGCAGACCGCTCCCCGCTCAGGCGCCGGCTCATCAGCGGATGCTCTGGGCCGCTCTCTCGACGAACTGCTCGGCTGGGATTGGGCCGGCGCACGTCTCGTGGTCGAACATTGCGACGCGGCGAGACCCGGCCGAACGGCGGCGAAAGGATTCCTCGAGCTGGAGGCCGAGATCGAGGTCGTGCGCCGGTTCGCCCAGCACGAGGCGCCGGTCGGCCTGGTGATCAACTGGGGCCGGTCGGCGATCGAGGGCGGCAGTGCGCTCACCCCGGTCGAGCACGTTCGAGCAGTGCGCGAGGCCGGCCTCCTCGCCGGAGTCGTGCTCTCGGGCTGCTCGGGTCGGACGGATGCCCGCGGCGGCGCCTGGGCCGACGTGCACCTCCCGCCGGCCGATCCGAACGACCCCGACGACCCCTCGCTGCTTGACGACGCGGCGCTCGAGGCGACCCTCTCAGCGGCGGACGCCTGCGCTGAGCCGCCGTTCATCGGGCTCAAGATCAGCTGCCCGCCCGCCGCGTCGACGACCACCCGCCTGGGGATCGTCGACGCGGCACTCGATCGTGTCGGTCAGGCCTGGGACGCGGTGCTCACGCGTTCGAGTCGAGCAGGCTCTGCACCTTCTGCTTGA
- a CDS encoding bifunctional 4-hydroxy-2-oxoglutarate aldolase/2-dehydro-3-deoxy-phosphogluconate aldolase produces the protein MTVSEDARMSRALDSALVDVPVVGIVRTDDGDHAHDAVCALLDGGLTVAEVTLTTPGALAVVRWLRGESRAGVVIGAGSVRTAADALASIEAGAEFLVTPTTNPAVLSLAREAGVPVLCGAFTPTEIEVANAAGAHLVKLFPASIGGPAYLRDLLAPMPELRIVPTGGVSIDNLGEWFESGAPAVAVGSALVPRQGAAASDIAERAARFVAAAVAARGRYARPVA, from the coding sequence ATGACCGTTTCAGAAGACGCACGGATGTCTCGCGCATTGGATTCGGCTCTGGTCGACGTGCCGGTGGTGGGGATCGTGAGAACGGATGACGGTGACCACGCCCACGATGCGGTGTGCGCCCTGCTCGACGGGGGACTGACCGTGGCCGAAGTCACTTTGACCACCCCCGGGGCGCTCGCGGTGGTGCGTTGGTTGCGCGGCGAAAGTCGGGCGGGGGTGGTGATCGGGGCGGGTTCGGTGCGAACCGCCGCCGACGCGCTGGCGTCGATCGAGGCCGGGGCGGAGTTCCTCGTCACGCCGACGACGAATCCGGCGGTTCTGTCGCTCGCTCGCGAGGCGGGTGTGCCCGTTCTGTGCGGGGCGTTCACACCCACCGAGATCGAGGTGGCGAACGCCGCCGGCGCTCACCTCGTCAAGCTGTTCCCCGCCTCGATCGGGGGTCCGGCGTATCTGCGCGACCTGCTCGCGCCCATGCCGGAACTCCGGATCGTGCCGACCGGCGGAGTGAGCATCGACAACCTCGGCGAGTGGTTCGAGAGCGGGGCACCCGCCGTCGCGGTCGGGAGTGCCCTCGTGCCGCGCCAGGGGGCCGCGGCTTCCGACATCGCCGAGCGCGCCGCGCGCTTCGTCGCGGCCGCCGTCGCCGCACGAGGGCGGTACGCCCGGCCCGTCGCATGA
- a CDS encoding sugar kinase: protein MVGIGEAMVLLEPGAGRTLETATAYSVHVAGAELNACAAVAALGGRPALVTRLGDDPFAARVHETARRLGVSLDADTDSARPTGIFFKEPVSSDARRVHYYRAGSAASRLGPEALERALAHHPRAVLVSGLTAALGEQPAELFRALAGHPEFSTRTWLVIDANLRPALGRWEESLAAIRDALPVTRLLIVGADEGEALFGTSDPGEIAHAAMSTGCREVVIKDGKRGCHWIDPEGHPRHLGSVATTVVDTVGAGDAFTGGYLWARLDGADPEAAALIGSRLAALVISAVGDTTGLPGPEKAAEIMRTAEHTTGLIERIRPLTFGERAR, encoded by the coding sequence GTGGTCGGAATCGGCGAAGCCATGGTGCTGCTCGAGCCCGGCGCCGGCCGCACACTCGAGACCGCGACGGCGTACAGCGTGCATGTGGCCGGCGCCGAGCTGAATGCCTGCGCCGCCGTGGCCGCTCTCGGCGGCCGGCCGGCCCTCGTGACACGGCTCGGCGACGATCCCTTCGCGGCGCGCGTGCACGAGACCGCACGCCGGCTCGGCGTATCGCTCGACGCCGACACCGACAGCGCGCGGCCCACCGGCATCTTCTTCAAAGAGCCGGTGAGCTCGGATGCCCGGCGCGTGCACTACTACCGCGCCGGCTCGGCCGCATCGCGGCTCGGACCGGAGGCACTCGAGAGAGCCCTCGCCCACCACCCGCGCGCCGTGCTCGTCTCCGGCCTCACCGCGGCCCTCGGCGAGCAGCCCGCGGAGCTGTTCCGCGCGCTCGCGGGGCACCCGGAGTTCAGCACGCGCACCTGGCTCGTCATCGACGCCAATCTGCGTCCCGCCCTCGGCCGATGGGAGGAGAGCCTCGCCGCGATCCGCGACGCGCTTCCGGTGACCCGCCTCCTCATCGTTGGCGCCGACGAGGGCGAGGCCCTGTTCGGCACGTCCGACCCGGGCGAGATCGCGCATGCCGCGATGTCCACCGGATGCCGCGAGGTCGTCATCAAAGACGGCAAGCGCGGATGTCACTGGATCGATCCCGAGGGGCATCCCCGCCATCTCGGCTCCGTCGCCACGACGGTCGTCGACACGGTGGGCGCAGGCGACGCGTTCACCGGCGGCTATCTTTGGGCGCGACTCGACGGCGCCGATCCGGAGGCGGCCGCGCTGATCGGCTCGCGACTGGCCGCTCTGGTCATCTCGGCAGTCGGCGACACCACAGGCCTCCCGGGGCCCGAGAAGGCAGCGGAGATCATGCGCACCGCAGAACACACGACGGGGCTCATCGAGCGCATCCGACCCCTGACCTTCGGCGAGCGGGCCCGATGA
- a CDS encoding ABC transporter substrate-binding protein, with the protein MKSSPAFDRRAFLMGGSASLGLGILALAGCATTPPPGGSAGAGGATEVKTISLYGNSLGEDSQKAAWQSVVDGFQKASGATIKPVIYPYDQAATQLALTGRSGKLLGVGQAGPWQVLSPMGVLADLTDLADGLGIPQGVLDTYTIDGKLYVLPLTAAGIGLIVNGEIASSVGLKSGLSTDAFATALEKIKSQDSSLIPYAAVTKNPDLKDAVHWMWGFGSEVVTADLECTIGDKESVEAMTWYKGLQDQGLIQPNVARSDARILFASGRTAVYDDAPLASTFVKTNGAAQNVIDNISTISRPQHKGKDSFNRAWGGGLFVTAGEGETTSRDFALFAATDLAAATALYEQSAVAPAAKSVADQIPALANDTFQTVFRTEVSEHARGAAWDRIAVTAQVDTTIGEGVASILAGQVDVQSGLNDLKQKVQSLLDSNA; encoded by the coding sequence ATGAAATCGAGTCCAGCATTCGATCGCCGCGCGTTTCTCATGGGAGGCAGCGCATCCCTCGGCCTCGGCATCCTCGCTCTCGCGGGCTGTGCCACGACCCCGCCGCCGGGCGGCAGCGCCGGAGCAGGCGGTGCCACCGAAGTGAAGACCATCAGCCTCTACGGCAACTCCCTCGGCGAAGATTCGCAGAAGGCGGCCTGGCAATCCGTCGTCGACGGGTTCCAGAAGGCGTCCGGCGCAACGATCAAACCCGTGATCTACCCTTACGACCAGGCCGCGACCCAGTTGGCGCTCACCGGTCGTTCGGGCAAACTCCTCGGCGTGGGTCAAGCCGGACCATGGCAGGTGCTCTCGCCGATGGGCGTGCTCGCCGACCTCACAGATCTCGCCGACGGACTCGGCATCCCGCAGGGCGTGCTCGACACCTACACGATCGACGGCAAGCTCTACGTTCTGCCGCTGACCGCGGCCGGCATCGGCCTCATCGTCAACGGCGAGATCGCCTCGAGCGTCGGGCTGAAGTCGGGGTTGTCGACGGATGCCTTCGCCACCGCGCTCGAGAAGATCAAGAGTCAGGATTCCAGCCTGATCCCCTACGCGGCGGTCACCAAGAACCCCGACCTGAAAGACGCGGTGCATTGGATGTGGGGCTTCGGCAGCGAGGTCGTCACCGCCGATCTCGAGTGCACGATCGGCGACAAGGAGAGCGTCGAGGCCATGACCTGGTACAAGGGGTTGCAAGACCAGGGTCTGATCCAGCCGAACGTGGCGCGATCGGATGCGCGCATCCTCTTCGCCAGCGGGCGGACGGCCGTCTACGATGACGCCCCGCTCGCCTCGACCTTCGTGAAGACCAACGGCGCCGCGCAGAACGTCATCGACAACATCAGCACCATCAGCCGGCCGCAGCACAAGGGCAAGGACTCGTTCAACCGTGCCTGGGGTGGCGGCCTGTTCGTCACTGCAGGCGAGGGTGAGACGACGAGTCGCGACTTCGCGCTCTTCGCCGCGACCGACCTGGCCGCCGCCACGGCGCTCTACGAGCAATCGGCGGTCGCTCCGGCGGCGAAGTCGGTGGCCGACCAGATCCCGGCTCTCGCGAACGACACCTTCCAGACGGTCTTCCGCACCGAGGTCTCGGAGCACGCCCGCGGCGCCGCGTGGGACCGCATCGCCGTCACAGCGCAGGTGGACACCACGATCGGCGAGGGCGTCGCGTCGATCCTCGCCGGACAGGTCGACGTGCAGTCGGGTCTCAACGACCTCAAGCAGAAGGTGCAGAGCCTGCTCGACTCGAACGCGTGA
- a CDS encoding IclR family transcriptional regulator: MTQEKEMIVASETVGGTQTVERAMSLLACFSEEVGELRVSELCTMTGLGQSTVSRMMSSLDRMRLVIQDERTGLYRLGPAAVSLGTIALNGSPIFRAARMIAQNLAHRIGLGVNVAEIDDLTLFYLCNFEGRNAPKSFSMAGRSAPLHATGLGKSLLSGMPTAKVDAYFAGNPPRFTPHTIVDRAEMGVALDEIRSRGYSTEIEELAFGRACLAAPIRNRAGEIIAGLSVSGPLSALDLQAPHQELALQVIEAADEISVALGYSPSYSSTAFATS, translated from the coding sequence ATGACACAGGAGAAGGAGATGATCGTGGCCTCGGAGACCGTGGGTGGAACGCAGACCGTCGAGCGGGCGATGTCGCTGCTCGCGTGCTTCTCCGAGGAGGTCGGTGAGCTCCGGGTCTCCGAACTGTGCACGATGACCGGGCTCGGGCAGTCGACGGTGTCACGGATGATGTCCTCACTCGATCGGATGCGACTGGTCATCCAAGACGAGCGCACCGGGCTCTACCGTCTCGGCCCCGCAGCCGTCTCACTCGGAACGATCGCCCTCAACGGCTCACCGATCTTCCGGGCCGCTCGAATGATCGCGCAGAACCTCGCACATCGCATCGGGCTGGGCGTGAACGTCGCCGAGATCGACGACCTCACTCTCTTCTATCTCTGCAACTTCGAGGGCAGGAACGCGCCGAAGTCCTTCTCCATGGCGGGTCGTTCAGCGCCCCTGCACGCGACCGGGCTCGGCAAGTCTTTGTTGTCGGGCATGCCCACAGCCAAGGTCGACGCCTATTTCGCCGGCAATCCGCCGCGCTTCACGCCCCACACCATCGTCGACCGCGCCGAGATGGGTGTCGCACTCGACGAGATCCGCAGCCGCGGCTACTCGACCGAGATCGAGGAGCTCGCCTTCGGCCGGGCCTGCCTTGCCGCTCCGATCCGCAACCGCGCGGGAGAGATCATCGCCGGCCTCTCGGTCAGCGGTCCGCTCTCGGCACTCGATCTGCAGGCGCCGCACCAAGAACTCGCGCTTCAGGTGATCGAGGCCGCCGACGAGATCTCCGTCGCCCTGGGCTACAGCCCTTCCTACTCCTCGACGGCCTTCGCCACGAGCTGA
- a CDS encoding SDR family NAD(P)-dependent oxidoreductase: MTGRGVTLIGGNSDIALAIAAAFRDGGDRVVGIGLTPLESEAYEGFVVADCSDSAEADRAVGEARATLGRLDVLVLAAAKMPVASAEHTSDVDWRNAVGATLDSAFFATRAALPHLAPGSAIVAVTSVNASLAAPGLPAYAAAKAGVEGLVRQLALEYGPRGIRVNAVEPGSISAIGSDESEGYPLGRVGSPGEVASVVVFLASGGASFVTGATIPVDGGLSISSPAAWLKPELRARWL; the protein is encoded by the coding sequence GTGACCGGTCGCGGAGTCACTCTGATCGGCGGCAATTCCGACATCGCGCTGGCCATCGCCGCCGCCTTCCGCGACGGCGGCGACCGGGTCGTCGGCATCGGCCTCACACCGCTCGAATCCGAGGCCTATGAGGGCTTCGTGGTGGCGGACTGCTCTGATTCCGCCGAAGCCGACCGGGCGGTGGGCGAGGCTCGAGCGACTCTCGGCCGCCTCGACGTGCTCGTTCTGGCCGCTGCGAAGATGCCGGTCGCTTCGGCCGAACACACCAGCGACGTCGACTGGCGGAACGCGGTGGGCGCGACCCTCGACTCCGCCTTCTTCGCGACGAGGGCAGCGCTCCCTCACCTCGCACCCGGGTCGGCGATCGTCGCGGTAACCTCCGTCAACGCCTCCCTGGCCGCTCCCGGACTCCCTGCCTACGCGGCGGCGAAGGCCGGCGTCGAAGGCCTCGTGCGCCAACTCGCTCTCGAATACGGGCCGCGGGGCATCCGCGTCAACGCCGTCGAGCCCGGCAGCATCTCGGCGATCGGCTCGGACGAGAGCGAGGGCTATCCGCTCGGTCGCGTCGGCTCGCCTGGGGAGGTCGCATCCGTAGTGGTGTTCCTCGCCTCGGGGGGTGCCTCATTCGTCACGGGCGCCACCATCCCGGTCGACGGCGGCCTGTCGATCTCGTCTCCCGCCGCGTGGCTGAAGCCCGAGCTGCGGGCCCGTTGGCTGTGA